A genomic region of Solanum dulcamara chromosome 2, daSolDulc1.2, whole genome shotgun sequence contains the following coding sequences:
- the LOC129881105 gene encoding stemmadenine O-acetyltransferase-like gives MEIIILSKEKVKPSTPTPLHLRNHNLCFFDQLAFGICITPIFFYKNNNNIVDNHLKNSLAETLTLFYPLAGELSSEDSTFVDCNDNGVLYVEARVKDVCMDEFLRNIDLSQLINFLPQNASMGSKMNYVQTLETLVSIQVTRFDCGGVAIGGVLFHKLLDGDTMSKFFNTWAKIACGDNDDGVENMASLDFTSSSLLFPAQNFPQEFLETKKRIFFYEEKSLVRRFVFYAKAIESIKMKVSSENVPNPSRVEALTTFIWKHMILATRATKGISSRPIMVAHLVNLRSRIEPKLPNAFGNLVFVANSEVIEMSDHELELPHLLGIVREMFETMNSENLKALEGDDALDCIVDMATQVGSLLPQLDTYKFSSWCNFGLYDVDFGWGKPIFIAPFIEPISSLNKQQIILVENGRNDGIEAWILRNNEEMLELESDEEFLAYASPNRSFQCAP, from the coding sequence ATGGAAATCATTATCCTCTCTAAGGAAAAAGTGAAGCCATCAACACCAACACCTCTACATCTAAGAAATCATAACTTGTGTTTTTTTGATCAACTAGCATTTGGAATATGCATCACACCTATCTTCTTctacaaaaacaacaacaatattgtTGATAATCATCTCAAGAATTCCCTCGCAGAAACCTTAACCCTATTCTATCCTCTAGCTGGCGAGCTTAGTTCAGAAGATTCAACTTTTGTGGATTGTAATGATAATGGAGTTCTTTATGTGGAGGCTCGTGTAAAGGACGTTTGTATGGATGAGTTTCTTCGAAACATTGATCTCTCACAACTCATTAACTTCCTTCCACAAAATGCAAGCATGGGTAGCAAGATGAACTATGTTCAAActcttgaaaccctagtttCTATACAAGTAACTAGGTTTGATTGTGGTGGAGTCGCAATTGGTGGAGTCTTGTTTCATAAACTCTTGGATGGAGATACGATGAGCAAATTTTTCAACACGTGGGCTAAGATTGCATGTGGAGATAATGATGATGGAGTTGAAAATATGGCGTCTCTTGATttcacatcatcatcacttCTATTTCCAGCTCAAAATTTTCCTCAGGAGTTTCTCGAAACCAAAAAAAGGATATTTTTCTACGAGGAGAAATCCCTCGTTAGGAGATTCGTGTTCTATGCCAAAGCAATTGAATCCATTAAGATGAAAGTGTCTAGTGAAAATGTGCCTAATCCAAGTCGAGTTGAGGCATTGACTACTTTCATTTGGAAGCACATGATTTTAGCAACAAGAGCAACAAAGGGAATTAGCTCAAGGCCAATCATGGTAGCACATCTTGTGAACTTGAGATCAAGAATTGAACCAAAATTGCCTAATGCATTTGGGAATTTAGTCTTTGTAGCAAATAGTGAAGTTATAGAAATGAGTGATCATGAATTGGAATTGCCTCACTTGTTGGGAATAGTGAGAGAGATGTTTGAGACTATGAATAGTGAAAACTTGAAAGCTTTGGAAGGAGATGATGCACTTGATTGTATTGTGGATATGGCAACACAAGTTGGGAGCTTATTGCCACAACTAGATACTTATAAGTTCTCAAGTTGGTGCAATTTTGGACTTTATGATGTTGATTTTGGATGGGGAAAGCCTATTTTTATTGCTCCCTTTATTGAACCTATTAGCTCATTGAATAAGCAACAAATTATCCTTGTGGAAAATGGAAGGAATGATGGAATTGAGGCTTGGATCCTTAGAAACAATGAGGAAATGCTTGAGTTGGAGAGTGATGAGGAATTTCTAGCTTATGCATCTCCAAATCGTAGTTTTCAATGTGCCCCTTGA
- the LOC129881106 gene encoding uncharacterized protein LOC129881106, producing MASSSISLNYGKFCYGFHYNKQPHLPNYFKNSNISAFLSTQDGQHLKLKVQFPRASSDSEGLPSEITEDSKFVPVNAEDPKFGPPALLLLGFEVDEAAKIQQLLKEMDGEFLQVIFCTEDMISRSLWEAMNTKQTNLDASKIAKQLPRICFLSGLTGEEMMMFLDAFEESGLEDPVFAALVPNSAEKPLQELIDEIMGDHELLSSRNSS from the exons ATGGCTTCTTCTTCAATTAGCTTAAACTATGGAAAATTCTGCTATGGATTTCACTATAATAAGCAACCACATTTACCAAACTATTTCAAGAATTCCAATATCTCAGCCTTTTTATCTACCCAAGATGGACAACATTTGAAGCTTAAGGTACAATTTCCCAGAGCATCTTCTGATAGTGAAG GCCTTCCCTCTGAGATTACTGAAGATTCTAAGTTTGTTCCTGTAAATGCTGAAGACCCAAAATTTGGTCCACCT GCTTTGTTGTTGCTGGGCTTCGAAGTGGACGAAGCAGCAAAG ATACAGCAGCTTTTGAAGGAAATGGATGGTGAATTCCTCCAG gtcaTCTTTTGTACCGAAGACATGATTTCTCGCTCACTTTGGGAAGCAATGAACACAAAACAGACCAATTTAGATGCTTCAAAG ATTGCTAAACAGCTTCCGCGAATTTGCTTCCTGTCTGGCCTTACTGGAGAGGAGATGATGATGTTTCTTGACGCATTTGAAGAAAGtg GACTTGAAGACCCCGTCTTTGCTGCTCTTGTTCCAAACAGCGCGGAGAAGCCATTACAAGAATTAATCGATGAGATTATGGGCGATCATGAATTACTT TCTTCAAGAAATTCGAGCTAG
- the LOC129878900 gene encoding uncharacterized protein LOC129878900, producing the protein MFSDEEHLAFKKMHAFSTVDGFVEITESLVEMIKFIANEPSAGVFYVQQHTHTAVPNLINLSSKIEEKSRQVTLHTADSEDSIVMVRSMKECGFSIADEMIKDLRHSLAVVSEKQLRSGFIGRPSSSFRIGRTISWNPATWGPKTCPEQDGERNADYISNVFRSAKEKASSFKGPQMDSIEFKPSKNDEPSVTYSIDATLAADASSCTRGQQW; encoded by the exons ATGTTCAG TGATGAAGAACATTTGGCTTTCAAGAAAATGCATGCGTTTTCCACAGTGGACGGCTTTGTAGAGATAACCGAGTCTTTGGTGGAGATGATAAAGTTCATTGCAAACGAGCCCTCAGCTGGTGTTTTCTACGTTCAACAGCATACCCACACTGCCGTGCCCAACCTTATCAATCTCAGTAGCAAAATTGAGGAAAAATCTCGTCAAGTGACTTTGCACACCGCAGATTCAGAGGATTCTATTGTCATGGTTAGGTCAATGAAAGAGTGTGGATTCTCAATTGCTGACGAAATGATTAAAGATCTCAGACATTCTCTAGCTGTCGTATCTGAGAAGCAGTTGAGAAGTGGATTTATAGGAAGACCAAGTTCAAGTTTCCGGATAGGAAGAACTATCTCGTGGAATCCTGCTACTTGGGGTCCGAAAACATGTCCAGAACAAGATGGTGAGAGGAATGCTGATTATATTTCAAATGTTTTCAGGTCTGCAAAAGAAAAAGCTAGTAGTTTCAAAGGGCCTCAGATGGATTCCATAGAATTTAAACCATCCAAGAATGATGAGCCATCTGTGACCTATTCTATTGATGCGACGTTAGCAGCAGATGCCAGCTCTTGCACCAGAGGTCAACAATGGTGA
- the LOC129881108 gene encoding vacuolar protein-sorting-associated protein 33 homolog, translating into MAQVPNLDNAPINLKSLRDQSQKELITILKNIRGKKCLVIDPKLGGSLSLIVQSSLLKEHGAELRHLNAEPVQTDCTKVVYLVRAQLDLMKFICSHIHNDISKGIQREYFVYFVPRRAVVCEKILEEEKIHHLLTIGEYPLYLIPLDEDILSFELDVAYKEHLVDGDTTSLWHIAKAIHKLEFSFGLIPNVRAKGKASVRVADILNRMQSEEPVNTSEMGVPEINTIILLDREVDMITPMCTQLTYEGLLDEFLGINNGAVELDSSIMGVQQEGKKIKVPLNSSDKLFKEIRDQNFEVVVQVLRQKATSMKQDYTEMQTTNQTVSELKDFVKKLNSLPEMTRHINLGQHLTTFTSKPSFLGRLDMEQTLVEAESYDICFEYIEEMIHKQEPLINVLRLLILFSITNSGLPKKNFDYLRRELLHSYGFEHIATLNNLEKSGLLKKQETKSNWITIKRALRLVVEDTDTANPNDISYVFSGYAPLSIRLVQHAIRSGWRPIEEILKLLPGPHSDIKRGGFSSSPSLDSLNGSLHNSDKVVDGRRSLVLVVFIGGVTSAEISALRFLSAQEGMAYDIIVATTKIVNGSTLTETFVEKLG; encoded by the exons ATGGCGCAAGTTCCGAATTTGGATAATGCTCCGATAAATCTGAAATCATTAAG AGATCAATCTCAGAAAGAGCTGATTACGATTTTGAAGAAC ATTCGAGGGAAGAAGTGTTTGGTAATTGATCCTAAGCTTGGAGGTTCACTCTCCCTTATTGTACAGAGCTCACTTCTCAAG GAGCATGGGGCTGAATTGCGGCATCTTAATGCGGAACCAGTTCAAACTGATTGCACAAAAGTAGTCTATCTAGTCCGAGCCCAGCTTGACTTGATGAAGTTCATTTGCTCACACATCCATAATGATATTTCTAAAGGGATTCAAAGGGagtattttgtttattttgtccCTCGTCGTGCAGTTGTATGTGAGAAG AtacttgaggaagaaaaaattcatcatttgttgACTATAGGCGAGTATCCCCTTTATTTGATTCCACTGGATGAGGATATATTATCCTTTGAGCTTGATGTTGCTTACAAA GAGCACCTAGTTGATGGTGACACTACCTCCCTGTGGCACATAGCAAAAGCTATCCATAAACTCGAG TTTTCCTTTGGACTGATTCCAAATGTGAGGGCCAAAGGGAAAGCATCAGTTCGTGTTGCTGACATTTTAAATCGGATGCAGTCGGAAGAACCAGTGAACACATCTGAG ATGGGTGTGCCTGAAATAAATACTATCATACTTTTGGACAGAGAG GTGGATATGATCACTCCAATGTGTACGCAGTTAACATATGAAGGGCTGTTGGATGAG TTTCTTGGTATCAATAATGGTGCTGTGGAACTAGATTCATCTATTATGGGTGTCCAGCAAGAAGGCAAGAAAATAAAGGTTCCCCTTAATTCAAG TGACAAATTGTTCAAAGAGATACGGGATCAGAACTTTGAAGTTGTTGTCCAG GTTCTACGTCAAAAAGCTACTTCCATGAAGCAAGATTACACAGAGATGCAGACTACG AACCAAACAGTCTCCGAATTGAAGGATTTTGTGAAAAAGCTTAACTCATTGCCGGAAATGACA AGACACATAAATCTTGGTCAGCATTTAACTACGTTTACATCCAAACCCTCATTCCTTGGCCGACTTGATATGGAGCAAACTCTCGTCGAGGCTGAAAGCTATGATAT ATGCTTTGAGTACATTGAGGAGATGATCCATAAGCAGGAACCACTTATTAATGTTCTACGTCTTCTCATCTTGTTCTCAATAACAAATTCAGGGTTGCCGAAGAAGAACTTTGACTATTTGAG ACGAGAACTGCTTCACAGCTATGGTTTTGAGCATATAGCAACCTTGAATAATTTGGAGAAGTCTGGATTGCTTAAAAAACAG GAGACTAAAAGCAACTGGATAACAATTAAACGTGCTCTGCGGCTTGTAGTGGAGGATACTGATACTGCTAA TCCCAACGATATATCCTATGTCTTCTCTGGGTATGCACCTCTCAGTATTCGCCTGGTTCAACATGCAATTCGATCTGGGTG GCGCCCTATTGAAGAAATATTGAAGTTGCTGCCGGGTCCACACTCAGATATTAAGAGG GGTGGATTTTCCAGCAGTCCGTCACTGGACTCATTAAACGGGTCTTTGCATAACTCGGACAA AGTCGTTGATGGAAGGCGTTCTTTGGTTCTTGTTGTTTTCATTGGTGGAGTGACATCTGCAGAGATCTCTGCTCTTCGCTTCCTGAGCGCTCAG GAAGGGATGGCATATGACATAATTGTAGCAACTACAAAAATTGTCAACGGAAGCACGTTGACAGAAACATTTGTGGAGAAGTTGGGATGA
- the LOC129881107 gene encoding tRNA wybutosine-synthesizing protein 2/3/4: MEFEKRKLATLSSMNSPEPDKSPKGNIDAPIIPLLNTLNSHPSYFTTSSCSGRISILSQPTNPITNPTKKKAKGGKWVFISHDPIEPHLILSLLFPLKSTQSVTVSVTEVTDLHSLVFRFEPLIIAVECKDIEAAQFLVSLAISSGFRESGITSVNKRVIIAIRCSIRLEVPLGDTEKIMVSSEYVKYLVELANEKMEANRSRTDNFLDALLKNGFLGSQISNEEVDCDDSELLENSLVNGIGGNGNAKRRDFDDSCSGSEVAPDINLHTVKLMISGESIERLYLWGHSTSTMDDVDKKKVLIFGGFGGMGRHARRHDLLLLDLECGRMEVIDVLDAPCPRVGHTSSMIGDSMYVIGGRADPSNILNDVWVFNVTKKDWRLLECSGTPFLPRHRHAAAAVGSRIYVFGGIHSDMIYSSLYVFDTQNFEWSEVQVQGDLPCARHSHSMAAYGTQIFVFGGFDGQKALGDLFSFDVKTCIWKKEKMIGRPPSAKFSHSLFIYKKYLGIIGGCPVSQHNQRLSLLNLESHWWKHISISANGEDLFVRSTANIVDTDLIMIGGGAACYAFGTKFSEPVKINLLPLISLIESSMHLHEENMHGICQEEKTMGEMNISFCSPQNAMEPVTNGSFHQNAEGRDSGIVRSQVAASHWVLQLKKKDAKKAKDMLKKFGWLDLGRKAHSQDDGKDICFPVTENFCVLFNQRNNLGDVSESVCQPEKDTCMIALNILIECGATVLADEIVKVKKASHSPFKVMKEAVGSLLSDRGLSLQLLEELPSRWERLGDIVVLPLTSFKDSAWDMIGQELWFMVAKSLGAIRLARQGRVAPTGTRDSTLEILVGDNGWVNHRENGILYSFDATKCMFSWGNLSEKLRMGQFDCKDEVIVDLFAGIGYFVLPFLVRAKAKLVYACEWNPHAVEALRHNLEANLVADRCVLLEGDNRITAPKGVADRVCLGLIPTSEGSWVTAVRALRDVGGILHIHGNVKDSEENVWTNYVSQSIQEMARSEGHEWDVTVEHVERVKWYAPHIRHLVADVRCKKIRT, from the exons ATGGAGTTTGAGAAGAGAAAGTTAGCAACTTTATCTTCCATGAATTCACCAGAACCAGACAAATCACCAAAAGGCAACATAGATGCACCAATTATCCCTTTACTCAATACCCTTAACTCACATCCTTCATATTTCACCACCAGTTCTTGTTCTGGTCGTATCTCCATTCTTTCACAACCCACCAACCCCATAACCAACCCCACCAAGAAAAAAGCTAAAGGAGGCAAATGGGTGTTCATTTCTCACGACCCAATTGAACCCCACTTGATTTTATCACTTCTCTTCCCAttgaaatcaactcaatcagtAACCGTAAGCGTAACTGAGGTTACTGATCTACATAGCCTTGTGTTCAGATTTGAGCCTTTGATTATTGCAGTGGAGTGTAAGGATATTGAGGCAGCTCAATTTTTGGTTTCTTTAGCTATTTCATCTGGGTTTAGGGAGAGTGGTATTACTAGTGTTAATAAAAGAGTTATTATTGCTATACGATGTTCCATACGATTGGAAGTTCCATTAGGGGATACTGAGAAGATAATGGTATCttctgagtatgtaaagtatctTGTTGAGTTAGCAAATGAGAAGATGGAGGCTAATAGAAGTAGAACTGATAATTTTCTTGATGCATTGTTGAAAAATGGGTTTTTGGGTTCACAGATTAGTAATGAAGAAGTGGACTGTGATGATTCTGAATTGTTGGAAAATTCTTTGGTTAATGGTATTGGTGGAAATGGAAATGCTAAAAGGAGAGACTTTGATGATTCTTGCTCTG GATCTGAAGTAGCCCCTGATATCAACCTACACACTGTTAAATTGATGATTTCTGGTGAATCAATTGAGAGGCTATATCTCTGGGGTCACTCTACTTCTACCATGGATGATGTGGATAAAAAGAAGGTTCTCATATTTGGTGGCTTTGGAGGAATGGGAAGGCATGCACGAAGACATGATCTATTGCTTCTTGATCTAGAATGTGGAAGGATGGAGGTGATTGATGTTTTGGATGCCCCGTGTCCACGCGTGGGCCATACATCATCCATGATTGGAGATTCAATGTATGTGATTGGAGGAAGAGCTGACCCTTCAAATATTCTGAACGATGTATGGGTTTTCAACGTGACAAAGAAGGATTGGAGGCTGTTAGAGTGTTCGGGTACTCCATTCCTCCCAAG GCATAGACATGCTGCAGCTGCTGTAGGTTCAAGAATTTATGTATTTGGGGGAATTCACAGTGATATGATATACTCATCACTGTATGTCTTCGACACACAAAACTTTGAATGGAGTGAAGTACAAGTTCAAGGGGATTTGCCATGTGCACGGCATTCTCATTCAATGGCAGCATATGGGACTCAAATATTTGTATTTGGGGGATTTGATGGGCAGAAGGCTCTAGGGGACCTGTTTAGTTTTGACGTGAAAACATGTATATGGAAGAAGGAAAAGATGATTGGAAGACCACCATCTGCAAAATTTTCCCATTCTTTGTTTATTTATAAGAAATATCTCGGGATAATTGGGGGCTGTCCTGTTAGTCAACATAATCAGAGATTATCATTACTCAATCTGGAATCTCATTGGTGGAAGCATATTTCTATCAGTGCTAATGGTGAAGACCTGTTTGTTCGTAGTACGGCAAATATTGTTGACACTGACCTAATAATGATTGGTGGTGGGGCAGCCTGTTATGCATTTGGAACAAAGTTCAGTGAACCAGTGAAAATAAATCTGTTACCTTTGATATCACTGATAGAAAGTTCCATGCATTTACATGAAGAAAATATGCATGGCATTTGtcaagaagaaaaaacaatggGAGAAATGAACATTTCCTTTTGTTCCCCACAGAATGCAATGGAACCGGTAACAAATGGAAGCTTTCATCAGAATGCAGAGGGTAGAGATTCTGGAATTGTTAGAAGTCAGGTGGCCGCTTCTCATTGGGTTCTTCAGCTCAAAAAGAAAGATGCGAAAAAGGCAAAGGATATGTTAAAAAAATTCGGATGGTTAGATCTGGGGAGAAAAGCCCATTCACAGGATGATGGAAAGGATATTTGTTTCCCTGTTACAGAAAATTTTTGTGTGTTATTCAACCAGAGAAATAACCTGGGGGATGTTTCTGAATCTGTTTGTCAACCAGAGAAAGATACCTGCATGATAGCCTTGAACATTCTGATTGAATGTGGAGCAACTGTACTAGCTGATGAAATTGTCAAAGTTAAAAAAGCTTCACATTCTCCATTCAAAGTGATGAAGGAAGCTGTAGGCTCTCTGCTAAGTGACCGAGGTCTGTCGTTGCAACTTCTAGAGGAGTTACCTTCAAG ATGGGAACGACTTGGTGATATTGTTGTGCTTCCTTTAACATCCTTCAAGGATTCAGCATGGGACATGATTGGACAGGAGCTTTGGTTTATGGTCGCAAAATCCCTGGGGGCTATTCGCCTTGCTCGACAA gGGCGAGTTGCACCAACTGGTACACGGGACAGTACTTTAGAGATTCTTGTTGGAGATAATGGTTGGGTCAACCATCGAGAAAATGGAattctttattcttttgatGCTACTAAGTGCATGTTTTCATGGGGTAATCTCTCTGAGAAGCTTCGGATGGGCCAGTTTGACTGCAAAGATGAAGTTATAGTAGATTTATTTGCTGGCATTGGATATTTTGTGCTACCCTTCCTAGTGAG GGCCAAAGCCAAGCTTGTGTATGCTTGTGAATGGAATCCCCATGCGGTTGAGGCACTTCGTCATAATCTTGAAGCTAATCTTGTTGCTGACCGCTGTGTCTTACTCGAAGGAGATAATCGAATCACAGCGCCAAAA GGTGTAGCTGATAGAGTGTGTCTCGGTCTCATTCCTACAAGCGAGGGTAGTTGGGTTACCGCTGTCAGAGCATTAAG AGACGTGGGTGGTATATTGCACATCCATGGGAATGTCAAAGATTCTGAAGAAAATGTCTGGACAAACTATGTTTCCCAGTCAATCCAAGAAATGGCTAGATCCGAAG GTCACGAATGGGACGTAACAGTAGAACACGTCGAGAGAGTGAAATGGTACGCGCCTCATATTCGCCATCTTGTTGCAGATGTAAGATGCAAAAAGATTCGTACATAA